A window of the Cystobacter fuscus genome harbors these coding sequences:
- a CDS encoding ROK family protein, which produces MKTLLGGIEAGGTKFVCAMGTGPDDIRALVRIPTTTPEATIGQALAFFQEQTRQHGPLAALGIASFGPVDLHPDSPRYGFITSTPKPGWRNADLAGPFRRALDIPVGFDTDVNGAALGEKQWGAAQGLDTFIYLTVGTGIGGGALINGRLLHGLLHPEMGHFRPPRDAKADPFPGCCPFHGDCFEGLASGPALEKRWGQPAESLPPEHPAWALEAHYIAQALANYICILSPQRLILGGGVMAQGHLFPRVRAEVLRLLNGYVQAPALLEHLDSYIVPPGLGDRAGVLGSLALALDAARPGRDG; this is translated from the coding sequence GTGAAGACACTGTTGGGTGGTATCGAGGCGGGAGGCACCAAGTTCGTATGCGCCATGGGGACGGGCCCGGACGACATCCGGGCGCTCGTGCGCATCCCCACCACCACCCCCGAGGCCACCATCGGTCAGGCCCTGGCCTTCTTCCAGGAGCAGACGCGCCAGCACGGCCCCCTGGCCGCCCTGGGCATCGCGTCCTTCGGTCCGGTGGACCTGCATCCGGACTCACCGCGGTACGGCTTCATCACCTCCACGCCCAAGCCCGGCTGGAGGAACGCCGACCTGGCGGGTCCGTTCCGCCGCGCCCTGGACATCCCCGTCGGCTTCGACACCGACGTGAATGGCGCGGCCCTCGGAGAGAAACAGTGGGGCGCGGCCCAGGGGCTCGACACGTTCATCTACCTCACGGTGGGCACGGGCATCGGCGGAGGAGCGCTCATCAACGGCCGGTTGTTGCACGGCCTGCTCCATCCGGAGATGGGCCACTTCCGCCCGCCCCGCGACGCGAAGGCGGATCCCTTCCCCGGCTGCTGCCCCTTCCATGGCGACTGCTTCGAGGGGCTCGCGTCCGGTCCCGCCCTGGAGAAGCGCTGGGGCCAGCCCGCCGAGTCCCTGCCGCCGGAGCACCCGGCCTGGGCGCTCGAGGCGCACTACATCGCGCAGGCCCTCGCCAACTACATCTGCATCCTCTCCCCCCAGCGCCTCATCCTCGGCGGAGGGGTGATGGCCCAGGGGCACCTCTTCCCGCGGGTGCGCGCCGAGGTGCTCCGCCTGCTCAACGGCTACGTCCAGGCGCCCGCCCTGCTCGAGCACCTGGACTCGTACATCGTGCCCCCGGGGTTGGGAGACCGCGCCGGGGTGCTGGGCTCCCTCGCCCTCGCCCTGGACGCGGCGCGTCCGGGGCGGGACGGCTGA
- a CDS encoding sugar ABC transporter substrate-binding protein, translating into MHSSTSPIRTAGMLAALLLLAPACKRDNPEAKGTPATAQKEGEAPAAASGGKIALLLPESKTARYETHDRPHFERKVRELCPDCEILYSNADQDAAKQQNQAEAALTNGAKVLVLDPVDSASAAAIVARARQSKVAVLSYERLILNADVDYYISFDNEQVGKLQGQALADKLKADGKGSGTIVMIHGSPTDNNATLYKKGSHSVIDGSGLKVGAEYDTPDWSPDKAQQEMEQAITRLGKENIAGVYAANDGTASGAIAAMKAAGLNPVPPVTGQDAELAAVQRILTGEQYMTVYKAIKTEGEIAAEVAVALLRTGQPPEGRINGKVNNGMKDVPSILLPAQVVTKDNVKSTVVADGFWTPAQICEGAYAAACASAQLQP; encoded by the coding sequence ATGCATTCATCGACGTCTCCGATTCGCACCGCCGGAATGCTCGCCGCGCTGTTGCTCCTGGCCCCCGCCTGCAAGCGCGACAACCCCGAGGCCAAGGGCACTCCGGCCACGGCCCAGAAAGAGGGCGAAGCTCCTGCCGCGGCCTCGGGCGGAAAGATCGCCCTGTTGCTGCCCGAGTCGAAGACGGCCCGCTATGAGACCCATGACCGTCCGCACTTCGAGCGCAAGGTGCGCGAGCTGTGTCCGGACTGTGAGATCCTCTACAGCAACGCCGACCAGGACGCCGCCAAGCAGCAGAACCAGGCCGAGGCGGCCCTGACCAACGGGGCCAAGGTGCTCGTGTTGGATCCGGTGGACTCGGCCTCCGCGGCGGCCATCGTCGCGCGTGCCCGTCAGTCGAAGGTGGCGGTGCTCAGCTACGAGCGCCTCATCCTCAACGCGGACGTGGACTACTACATCTCCTTCGACAACGAGCAGGTGGGCAAGCTCCAGGGCCAGGCCCTGGCGGACAAGCTGAAGGCGGACGGCAAGGGCTCGGGCACCATCGTGATGATCCACGGCTCGCCCACGGACAACAACGCGACGCTCTACAAGAAGGGCTCGCACAGCGTGATCGACGGCAGCGGCCTGAAGGTCGGCGCCGAGTACGACACCCCGGACTGGAGCCCGGACAAGGCGCAGCAGGAGATGGAGCAGGCCATCACCCGGCTCGGCAAGGAGAACATCGCGGGCGTGTACGCGGCCAATGATGGAACGGCCAGCGGCGCCATCGCGGCGATGAAGGCCGCGGGTCTCAATCCGGTGCCGCCCGTCACCGGCCAGGACGCGGAGCTGGCCGCCGTCCAGCGCATCCTCACCGGCGAGCAGTACATGACCGTCTACAAGGCCATCAAGACGGAGGGAGAGATCGCGGCCGAGGTCGCCGTGGCGCTGCTGCGCACGGGTCAGCCCCCGGAGGGCCGGATCAATGGCAAGGTGAACAACGGCATGAAGGACGTGCCGTCCATCCTCCTGCCCGCCCAGGTCGTCACCAAGGACAACGTGAAGAGCACCGTCGTCGCGGACGGCTTCTGGACGCCCGCGCAGATCTGCGAGGGCGCCTACGCGGCCGCCTGCGCGTCCGCGCAGCTCCAGCCCTGA
- a CDS encoding class I SAM-dependent methyltransferase, whose product MAEQYDTVGNKYEQFKDTAPLPIPERHTFLKLVGDLHGQRTLDLACGAGYYTRLLKQQGAENVIGVDVSPEMVAIARQREQEHRQGIQYHVANAVQLSHLGDFHLVTAIYLLNYASTRDELLGMCRGACSNLVEGGRFIAFTIDPDFVLEKGHWGKYGFEVLGERLEGERHVARARFHTDPPADIEYFRWSTSTYEWAMTQAGFRQLEWRHFEIPPEAVEKFGAEFWREYRENPLLVALTGRR is encoded by the coding sequence ATGGCGGAGCAATACGACACCGTGGGCAACAAGTACGAGCAATTCAAGGACACGGCGCCCCTGCCCATCCCGGAGCGGCATACGTTCTTGAAGCTCGTGGGTGACCTACACGGCCAGCGTACCTTGGATCTGGCCTGTGGCGCTGGCTACTACACGCGGTTGTTGAAACAGCAGGGGGCCGAGAACGTCATCGGGGTGGACGTCTCCCCGGAGATGGTGGCGATCGCCCGGCAGCGGGAGCAGGAGCATCGGCAGGGCATCCAGTACCACGTCGCCAATGCCGTCCAGCTCTCCCACCTGGGAGACTTCCACCTGGTGACGGCCATCTACCTGCTCAACTACGCGAGCACCCGGGACGAGTTGCTGGGCATGTGCCGCGGGGCCTGTTCCAACCTCGTGGAGGGCGGGCGCTTCATCGCCTTCACCATCGATCCGGACTTCGTGCTGGAGAAGGGCCACTGGGGAAAGTATGGCTTCGAGGTGCTCGGTGAGCGGCTCGAGGGCGAGCGCCATGTGGCCCGGGCGCGCTTCCACACGGACCCCCCAGCGGATATCGAATACTTCCGATGGTCCACGTCCACCTATGAGTGGGCCATGACGCAGGCCGGCTTCCGGCAGCTCGAGTGGCGGCACTTCGAGATCCCCCCCGAGGCGGTGGAGAAGTTCGGCGCGGAGTTCTGGCGGGAATACCGGGAGAATCCGCTGCTCGTGGCGCTGACTGGCCGGAGGTAG
- a CDS encoding serine/threonine protein kinase, whose protein sequence is MELLACGAMNERDTPDLPPGTNVNGAIIEELVERGGYGTVYRARDKLTGLLFALKFVPLYRAKQWAEREGILAMPFQHKNLVQQVGFSYWPPVLPEFFCLKMIYVEGRPLDVWAWEENPDTWAVVGKVMGVSRGLAVVHDRQVVHRDVKEANIVVRDEDGEPVLLDFGAARREGQTTLTEGLFPPGTPNYRSPEAWRFGLEHWNDRRVTYRPGKADDQYALGVVLYRLLTRRFPFEVAWDDEASVQAVIHQEPLPPHIVNPNVPLVVSDVCMKLLEKTPEKRYPSVLELVKELTLLQARADATWQVPLHDGPRGPRRGRRAAAARKTPEAAVPPVEPTPATPTPASVAHVPVQALALQALRRAAVWMAVLVGVALAGGWLARRWQPESPPMESSAPSPTWKALLGQEVAPPWPPPEIERAAAPPPAKATPAVVASLVTRPKDDALKKQQAPSPPGDKKKKKKKGPLSTVATWCVGAAAAANTACPGAQVRPSPEAEACPEGAVETMKTLGIGIGEKVDVDVLPHVGLQPKFVSVREGLTSVKTAQTRGKLPVETILHGRFYFGEGRVYGRFTEARTPMGDTYKVCMQIITGEHTVKRGGGYEKPGPGTEMDSESTPDNVLIFSIQDLKAVDRFE, encoded by the coding sequence GTGGAGCTGCTAGCGTGCGGCGCCATGAACGAGCGGGACACACCGGACCTGCCGCCCGGCACGAACGTCAACGGGGCTATCATCGAGGAGCTGGTGGAGCGTGGGGGCTACGGCACCGTGTACCGGGCACGGGACAAACTGACCGGGCTGCTGTTCGCCCTCAAGTTCGTCCCGCTCTACCGGGCCAAGCAGTGGGCCGAGCGCGAGGGCATCCTCGCCATGCCCTTCCAGCACAAGAACCTCGTGCAGCAGGTGGGCTTCAGCTACTGGCCGCCCGTGCTGCCCGAGTTCTTCTGCTTGAAGATGATTTACGTCGAGGGCCGCCCGCTCGACGTGTGGGCCTGGGAAGAGAATCCCGATACGTGGGCCGTGGTGGGCAAGGTGATGGGGGTGTCACGGGGGCTGGCCGTGGTGCATGACAGGCAGGTCGTCCACCGGGACGTGAAGGAGGCCAACATCGTCGTGCGCGACGAGGATGGGGAGCCGGTGCTGTTGGACTTCGGGGCCGCCAGGCGTGAGGGGCAGACCACCCTCACCGAGGGCCTGTTCCCCCCGGGGACGCCCAACTACCGCAGCCCGGAGGCGTGGCGCTTCGGCCTGGAGCACTGGAACGACCGGCGAGTCACCTACCGGCCCGGGAAGGCGGACGACCAATACGCCCTGGGCGTGGTGCTCTACCGGCTGCTCACCCGTCGTTTTCCCTTCGAGGTGGCGTGGGATGACGAGGCCTCGGTGCAGGCCGTCATCCACCAGGAGCCCCTGCCGCCGCACATCGTCAACCCCAACGTGCCGCTGGTGGTGAGTGACGTGTGCATGAAGCTGCTGGAGAAGACGCCGGAGAAGCGCTACCCGAGCGTCCTGGAGTTGGTGAAGGAGCTGACGCTCTTGCAGGCCCGTGCGGATGCGACCTGGCAGGTGCCCCTGCATGACGGCCCCCGTGGACCGAGGCGAGGCCGCCGGGCAGCCGCGGCGCGCAAGACGCCCGAGGCCGCCGTGCCCCCCGTGGAGCCCACCCCGGCGACACCGACTCCGGCCTCGGTGGCGCACGTGCCCGTGCAGGCCCTGGCGCTCCAGGCGCTTCGGCGTGCGGCGGTGTGGATGGCCGTGCTGGTGGGCGTGGCCCTTGCCGGGGGGTGGCTCGCGCGGCGGTGGCAGCCCGAGTCCCCACCCATGGAGTCCTCCGCCCCCTCCCCAACGTGGAAAGCACTTCTCGGTCAGGAAGTGGCGCCCCCGTGGCCGCCGCCGGAAATTGAGCGGGCCGCAGCTCCGCCCCCGGCGAAGGCAACCCCTGCGGTCGTCGCCTCGCTGGTGACGCGACCCAAGGACGACGCCTTGAAGAAGCAGCAGGCCCCCAGCCCCCCGGGGGACAAGAAGAAGAAGAAGAAGAAGGGGCCCCTCTCAACCGTGGCCACGTGGTGTGTCGGTGCCGCCGCTGCCGCCAACACGGCGTGCCCCGGTGCACAGGTGCGTCCCTCCCCCGAAGCCGAGGCGTGCCCGGAGGGTGCCGTCGAGACCATGAAAACGCTCGGCATCGGCATTGGGGAAAAGGTTGACGTTGACGTTCTCCCCCACGTCGGTCTCCAGCCCAAGTTCGTCTCCGTGCGCGAGGGACTCACTTCGGTGAAGACCGCCCAAACGCGGGGAAAATTGCCGGTGGAGACCATCCTCCACGGACGCTTCTACTTTGGGGAAGGTCGCGTCTATGGCCGGTTCACCGAGGCCCGAACTCCCATGGGGGACACCTACAAGGTCTGCATGCAAATCATCACCGGGGAGCATACGGTCAAGCGAGGCGGTGGGTACGAAAAGCCCGGTCCCGGTACCGAGATGGATTCAGAGAGTACGCCGGACAATGTCCTGATTTTCTCCATCCAAGACCTGAAGGCGGTGGATCGCTTCGAGTGA
- a CDS encoding DUF2381 family protein, with protein MFASSPAALLALVLLAGASATAQPLLPDCEASPSRVELPAEPTGKVEEVCISPELPITFRFDSPLVPGSLELQERERFEDVAPGTRSFTLHPPAALQAGERFKVVVRFADGAAPTSATFILVGHPALGTRQVNVFRHKRTVEDYQKEIQGERKKSQQLGQELERLRMEKGPGGLAGLIASGLMTVDDTGVKAKHITKDVTQPASNALGIRHVYTYRVTTRQAGVVRVAVAMYLVNLGTQPWALQGAALVGKGQEPKSMKVSWQPSPILPGAEEAEVVMEWELTAREAQGPFTLKLWDQSGKRLITLGNVTFP; from the coding sequence GTGTTCGCCTCGTCCCCCGCCGCCCTCCTGGCGCTGGTGCTCCTCGCGGGGGCCAGCGCCACCGCCCAACCGCTTCTCCCGGACTGTGAGGCATCCCCGTCTCGCGTGGAGCTACCAGCGGAGCCCACCGGGAAGGTGGAGGAGGTGTGCATCAGCCCGGAGCTGCCCATCACCTTCCGCTTCGATTCGCCGCTGGTGCCGGGCTCGCTGGAGTTGCAAGAGCGCGAGCGTTTCGAGGACGTGGCCCCAGGGACGCGGAGCTTCACCCTCCATCCTCCGGCGGCTCTCCAGGCCGGGGAGCGGTTCAAGGTGGTGGTGCGCTTCGCGGACGGGGCGGCTCCAACGAGCGCCACCTTCATTCTGGTAGGACACCCCGCACTCGGGACACGGCAGGTGAACGTGTTCCGCCACAAGCGCACCGTGGAGGACTACCAGAAGGAAATCCAGGGGGAGCGCAAGAAGTCCCAGCAACTCGGCCAGGAGCTTGAACGCCTGCGGATGGAGAAGGGACCGGGTGGTCTCGCGGGGCTGATCGCCAGCGGGTTGATGACGGTGGACGACACGGGCGTGAAGGCCAAGCACATAACGAAAGATGTCACCCAGCCCGCGAGCAACGCTCTCGGTATTCGCCATGTCTACACCTATCGCGTCACCACTCGTCAGGCGGGCGTGGTGCGGGTGGCCGTGGCCATGTATCTGGTGAACCTGGGCACGCAGCCCTGGGCGCTCCAGGGGGCGGCGCTGGTGGGCAAGGGCCAGGAGCCCAAGTCGATGAAGGTGAGTTGGCAGCCCTCGCCCATCCTGCCGGGCGCAGAGGAGGCGGAGGTCGTGATGGAGTGGGAGCTGACGGCCCGGGAAGCCCAAGGCCCTTTCACCTTGAAGCTGTGGGACCAGAGTGGGAAGCGTCTCATCACCCTCGGCAACGTGACCTTCCCGTGA
- a CDS encoding SMI1/KNR4 family protein, whose protein sequence is MVTPMSRLLEEVSREHFPNPPATPEELEAFERRVGWKLDPDLRAFYLHCNGASLIRRPDSPYELFPLSKIVRARVAIRGKDDDSRGPASMYALCYVRDSNYVVVDVSRQVDGRYPLIDGDRETWPNLEYCTQIASSFSEFLEQVLRTRRSLYWLGE, encoded by the coding sequence ATGGTCACGCCCATGAGCCGGTTGCTTGAAGAAGTCTCCCGCGAGCACTTCCCAAATCCTCCCGCCACGCCCGAGGAGCTCGAGGCGTTCGAGCGTCGGGTGGGCTGGAAGCTGGACCCAGACCTGCGAGCCTTCTACCTGCACTGCAATGGAGCCTCTCTGATTCGGAGGCCGGACTCGCCCTATGAACTCTTTCCCCTGTCGAAGATCGTCCGGGCGCGAGTGGCCATCCGTGGAAAGGATGATGATTCGCGTGGCCCAGCCTCGATGTATGCGCTCTGCTACGTGCGCGACAGCAACTATGTCGTCGTGGACGTGAGCCGACAGGTAGACGGGCGGTATCCGCTCATTGATGGAGACCGTGAAACGTGGCCCAACCTGGAATACTGCACGCAGATCGCCAGCTCGTTCTCGGAGTTCCTGGAGCAGGTGCTACGCACCCGGCGTAGCCTCTACTGGCTGGGGGAATGA
- a CDS encoding SMI1/KNR4 family protein, with product MSRLLEEVSREHFPHAPATPEEIEEFERRVGWKLDPDLRAFYLHCNGAELFKRLPNTPYRLLSLAEIIRARVAIYGEDDDKWGPASMYTLCDVQDGDYVLVDVARQENDCYPLTDGYHEAWPNPEYCEPVASSFSEFLEKALRSKGRLFYLQSTSQEEPPG from the coding sequence ATGAGCCGCTTGCTGGAAGAAGTCTCCCGCGAGCACTTCCCGCATGCCCCCGCCACACCCGAGGAGATCGAAGAGTTCGAGCGTCGGGTGGGCTGGAAGCTGGACCCCGACCTACGGGCCTTCTACCTGCACTGCAACGGCGCCGAACTGTTCAAGCGGCTACCGAACACCCCGTATCGTCTCCTTTCCCTGGCCGAGATCATCCGGGCACGGGTAGCCATCTACGGGGAAGATGATGACAAGTGGGGCCCGGCCTCGATGTACACCCTCTGTGATGTACAGGACGGGGATTACGTATTGGTGGACGTAGCTCGCCAGGAGAACGACTGCTACCCCCTGACGGATGGCTACCACGAGGCGTGGCCGAACCCGGAGTACTGCGAGCCAGTCGCCAGTTCCTTCTCGGAATTCTTGGAGAAGGCGCTGCGCAGCAAGGGACGCCTGTTCTACTTGCAGTCGACCAGCCAGGAAGAGCCGCCCGGCTGA